In one window of Pseudomonadota bacterium DNA:
- a CDS encoding penicillin-binding protein activator has product MTPNVNPNRARRSPQAFVTGTAMLLATMLLAACATGGGPTRVSRDPASSAQQAYDLGQYDLALEDFLTLAQRSPEQADRWRLRAADSAWLLGDENLAVDLLQQLDPQRLSPTDRRFVNLLLLLAGEINPSSIGVRLAMLGRPEGWPAPYQPQVHRLRGRALAQNGQPYRAAQELITFGQWPLDPQTALANRAEILRTLTPLSARRALDLLSQHQPEDEMYGWLALVADIKNSLFAGADARRDVPPGSVPSSQADLAETLAAWRLRFPRHPGAGDTLDDLLGGAPVQSATPDRVAVLLPFSGRFPAAARAVRDGLLSAYFDDSRRRAQIQFYDTGSDPETAVSMYRRAITDGADQIIGPLERDAVTAVLLEADGSTPVLALNHQGSAAPPAPGNLQFGLLPEEEARSIARHMINDGLLRVAVMTASDAWGQRVSNAFVEHFDRLGGVVLEVQQFQPLAQDFGAQVSALLGTTSAELRRRQLARAFRFSVGFEAFPRHDLDAVFLAARAAPARLIKPQLAFFNAGDIPVYATSHVFDGTRDRNRNRDLDGITFCDAPFLLDPDRFTPSAAEAEATFADLGGIGSRLFALGMDAYRVLPYLNLLRSMGTEAFPGATGQLSMDAGGYLYRNLSCARIRGGRVELRQAEENLSS; this is encoded by the coding sequence ATGACCCCAAATGTGAATCCCAACCGAGCACGCCGCTCGCCGCAGGCCTTTGTCACCGGAACAGCCATGCTGCTCGCGACGATGTTGCTCGCCGCCTGCGCGACGGGCGGTGGACCCACCCGAGTCTCGCGTGATCCGGCAAGCAGCGCACAGCAGGCCTACGATCTCGGACAGTACGATCTTGCGCTAGAGGACTTTCTGACGCTGGCGCAGCGTTCGCCGGAACAGGCGGACCGCTGGCGGCTGCGAGCCGCTGACAGCGCCTGGCTGCTGGGTGACGAAAATCTCGCGGTGGATCTACTGCAGCAGCTCGACCCTCAGCGGCTTTCTCCAACCGATCGCCGGTTTGTCAATCTGCTGTTGCTCCTCGCCGGTGAAATCAACCCGTCATCCATCGGCGTTCGCCTCGCTATGCTGGGCCGGCCCGAAGGCTGGCCGGCGCCGTACCAGCCGCAGGTTCATCGGCTGCGGGGCCGCGCACTGGCGCAGAATGGGCAGCCCTATCGTGCGGCCCAGGAGCTGATCACCTTCGGGCAGTGGCCGCTCGATCCGCAGACCGCCTTGGCCAACCGGGCGGAGATCCTGCGGACGCTTACGCCGTTGTCAGCCCGCCGGGCGCTGGACCTGCTGAGCCAGCATCAGCCCGAAGACGAGATGTACGGATGGCTCGCGCTGGTGGCGGATATCAAGAACAGCCTGTTTGCCGGTGCGGACGCGCGCCGCGACGTTCCCCCGGGTTCGGTACCGTCCTCACAGGCCGATCTCGCCGAAACGCTGGCCGCCTGGCGTCTTCGCTTCCCCCGCCACCCAGGCGCCGGCGATACGCTGGACGACCTTCTCGGCGGCGCACCGGTGCAGTCGGCCACGCCAGACCGGGTCGCCGTGCTGCTGCCGTTCAGCGGGCGTTTTCCGGCGGCGGCCCGGGCCGTTCGTGACGGTTTGCTGAGCGCCTATTTCGACGACAGCCGGCGCCGGGCGCAGATTCAGTTCTATGACACCGGGTCGGATCCGGAAACGGCGGTCAGCATGTATCGGCGCGCGATCACCGATGGCGCCGACCAGATCATCGGGCCGCTGGAGCGCGACGCGGTGACCGCGGTGCTGCTGGAGGCTGACGGCAGCACGCCGGTACTCGCTCTTAACCACCAGGGGTCGGCGGCGCCCCCAGCGCCGGGCAACCTGCAATTTGGCCTGCTGCCCGAAGAGGAGGCCCGCTCCATCGCACGGCATATGATCAACGACGGCCTGCTCCGGGTGGCGGTGATGACCGCATCAGACGCCTGGGGCCAGCGAGTCAGCAACGCCTTCGTCGAACACTTTGACCGACTCGGGGGCGTGGTGCTTGAGGTGCAGCAGTTCCAACCCCTGGCCCAGGACTTTGGGGCGCAGGTCTCGGCGCTGCTGGGCACAACCAGCGCCGAGCTCCGACGCCGTCAGCTCGCGCGGGCGTTCCGTTTTTCGGTGGGTTTCGAGGCGTTTCCCCGGCACGACCTGGATGCCGTGTTTCTCGCCGCCCGGGCAGCCCCCGCCCGCCTGATCAAGCCACAGCTCGCGTTTTTTAATGCCGGCGATATCCCGGTCTACGCCACGTCGCACGTGTTTGACGGCACGCGCGACCGCAACCGCAACCGCGACCTCGATGGGATCACCTTCTGCGACGCTCCCTTTCTGCTGGATCCCGATCGGTTTACCCCCAGCGCTGCGGAGGCTGAAGCCACCTTCGCCGACCTCGGCGGTATCGGCAGCCGGCTGTTTGCGCTCGGCATGGATGCCTACCGCGTGCTGCCCTACCTCAATCTCCTGCGGTCTATGGGCACGGAAGCGTTCCCAGGCGCCACCGGGCAGCTGAGTATGGATGCGGGGGGCTACCTGTATCGCAACCTGTCTTGCGCACGGATTCGCGGTGGACGGGTAGAACTCCGCCAAGCCGAAGAAAACCTTTCGTCCTGA
- the rsmH gene encoding 16S rRNA (cytosine(1402)-N(4))-methyltransferase RsmH, translating to MENTGQLREVQRHAPLARGYGPVRLRAGRWRLNAGVVTPPDAAHVPVLLKHAVDSLLTDPSGVYLDGTFGRGGHSREILRRLGPAGRLLALDRDPDAILSGAALSDSDSRLTLRRAAFADLASQSLDFQPLNGILLDLGVSSPQLDEAERGFSFRLDGPLDMRMDPDSGVSAAQWLADRSEAEIADALKRWGEERFARRIARAIKKRPAPLTRTGELAELVQGCVPRAEPGKHPATRTFQAIRIAVNAELEQLERALAASVASLAPGGRLVVISFHSLEDRLVKRFIRRHGAAPGNRRLPPGASGPGPLLEACGKPQRADENECLANPRARSAIMRVAVRTEQAAAT from the coding sequence ATGGAAAACACCGGACAGCTTCGCGAAGTTCAGCGTCACGCGCCTCTCGCCCGTGGTTACGGGCCGGTTCGCCTGCGCGCAGGGCGGTGGCGCTTGAACGCCGGAGTGGTGACGCCACCCGACGCAGCGCACGTCCCGGTGCTGCTGAAGCACGCCGTGGACTCGCTCTTGACCGACCCCTCGGGCGTCTATCTTGACGGTACGTTTGGACGCGGTGGCCACAGCCGGGAGATCCTTCGACGGCTGGGGCCTGCCGGGCGGCTGCTGGCGCTGGACCGAGATCCGGACGCCATCCTCAGCGGCGCCGCGTTGTCGGACTCCGATAGCCGGCTGACCCTGCGTCGAGCCGCCTTCGCTGACTTGGCCAGCCAGTCTCTCGACTTCCAACCGCTCAACGGCATCCTGCTCGACCTGGGCGTGTCGTCACCGCAGCTCGATGAGGCGGAGCGCGGTTTCAGTTTCCGGCTGGATGGCCCGCTCGACATGCGCATGGATCCGGACAGCGGCGTCAGCGCGGCCCAGTGGCTTGCCGACCGCAGCGAGGCGGAGATCGCTGACGCGCTGAAGCGATGGGGGGAAGAGCGTTTTGCCCGCCGGATCGCCCGAGCCATCAAGAAACGCCCTGCGCCACTGACCCGCACCGGGGAGCTCGCTGAACTGGTGCAGGGTTGTGTCCCGCGCGCTGAGCCGGGCAAACACCCGGCGACCCGAACCTTTCAGGCGATCCGCATCGCCGTCAACGCGGAACTCGAGCAGCTTGAACGGGCGCTTGCCGCGAGCGTCGCTTCGCTGGCTCCCGGCGGTCGGCTGGTGGTGATCAGCTTTCATTCGCTGGAGGACCGGCTGGTCAAGCGATTCATCCGACGCCACGGGGCGGCCCCCGGCAACCGGCGCCTCCCGCCGGGTGCTAGCGGACCGGGTCCGCTGCTCGAGGCGTGCGGCAAGCCGCAGCGTGCTGACGAGAACGAATGCCTCGCCAACCCGCGGGCCCGCAGCGCGATCATGCGTGTTGCGGTCCGCACCGAGCAGGCGGCAGCAACATGA
- the ribH gene encoding 6,7-dimethyl-8-ribityllumazine synthase, whose amino-acid sequence MKTDTPVAVTVHPQTKAVSELNAAPLPSGSVAVVASRYHAQIVENLIGGAVDEILKAGVPAESIHLLRVPGAFEIPQTVAQVLSKMPDLIAVVTLGCVVRGETPHFDYVCGCCADGVAALARSQPVPVTLGVLTADTLAQAKARSADDSHNKGREAAASALELAALLAGLEAQ is encoded by the coding sequence ATGAAGACTGATACCCCGGTTGCGGTCACCGTTCACCCCCAGACCAAAGCGGTTAGCGAGCTCAACGCCGCACCGCTGCCCTCCGGTTCAGTGGCTGTGGTTGCCAGCCGGTACCACGCACAGATCGTCGAAAACCTGATCGGCGGGGCGGTGGACGAGATTCTGAAGGCCGGGGTACCGGCGGAGTCGATTCATCTGCTGCGCGTGCCGGGCGCGTTTGAGATCCCGCAGACCGTGGCGCAGGTGCTGAGCAAGATGCCGGACCTCATCGCCGTGGTGACGCTCGGTTGTGTTGTGCGAGGAGAAACGCCGCATTTCGACTACGTCTGCGGCTGCTGCGCTGACGGCGTTGCGGCGCTGGCGCGAAGCCAGCCGGTACCGGTAACGCTCGGGGTGCTGACCGCCGACACCCTGGCGCAGGCCAAGGCGCGCAGCGCCGACGACAGCCACAACAAAGGCCGCGAGGCGGCAGCTTCCGCGCTCGAACTGGCGGCCCTGCTGGCCGGCCTGGAAGCACAATAG
- the rsmI gene encoding 16S rRNA (cytidine(1402)-2'-O)-methyltransferase: MAGQLIVAATPIGNLSDVSERLANALQAADLVLAEDTRVSSRLLAALGVTAKLKSLHEHNEAKLQEQIRGWLADGDQLVMISDAGTPLISDPGYRTVRAVRGWGYPVIPIPGPSALTAALSVAGLATDRFTFHGFLSSKPKERRRQLEALGRRPETQVLFEASHRISACLGDALAVLGAHREAFLAREMTKKFEQYRFGNLATLVEQVEDGTIPARGEFVLVLAGAADAEADLEEASKVVACLLDELPASQAARLAARLTGVDRKRCYALAMASARENR, translated from the coding sequence ATGGCTGGGCAATTGATCGTGGCGGCGACGCCGATAGGAAACCTTTCGGATGTCAGCGAACGGCTCGCCAACGCCCTCCAGGCGGCGGATCTCGTTCTGGCGGAAGACACCCGGGTGAGCTCGCGCCTGCTGGCGGCGCTCGGCGTCACGGCAAAACTTAAAAGTCTTCACGAGCACAATGAGGCGAAGCTGCAGGAGCAGATTCGTGGCTGGCTGGCCGACGGGGATCAGCTCGTGATGATCAGCGATGCCGGCACCCCGCTGATTTCCGACCCGGGTTACCGGACGGTCCGCGCCGTTCGAGGCTGGGGCTATCCCGTCATACCGATCCCTGGGCCTAGCGCGCTGACTGCCGCCCTCAGCGTGGCCGGCCTGGCTACCGATCGTTTCACCTTCCACGGCTTTCTCTCCAGCAAACCCAAAGAGCGGCGCCGCCAGCTCGAGGCGCTCGGTCGGCGGCCGGAAACTCAGGTGCTGTTTGAAGCGAGCCACCGCATCAGCGCCTGCCTGGGTGACGCGCTCGCCGTGCTGGGCGCGCACCGCGAGGCCTTTCTGGCCCGCGAGATGACCAAAAAATTTGAACAATACCGCTTCGGAAATCTGGCGACGCTGGTGGAGCAGGTGGAAGACGGCACCATCCCCGCCCGAGGAGAGTTTGTCCTGGTGTTGGCCGGTGCTGCCGATGCTGAGGCTGACCTCGAGGAGGCCAGCAAGGTGGTGGCCTGCCTGCTGGACGAGCTGCCGGCCAGCCAGGCGGCGCGGCTGGCCGCCCGCCTGACCGGCGTTGACCGTAAGCGCTGCTACGCCCTGGCCATGGCGAGCGCCAGGGAAAACCGGTAA
- the nusB gene encoding transcription antitermination factor NusB, with amino-acid sequence MGYSEVTRARRRALQALYQWAINPAPAADILQQFTEEQDLSRVDSDVFRALVTGAISHAEDIDQRLAEFLDRPLNQLDAMELSILRLASHELLQRIEVPYRVVINEAVDLAQQFGSDQTPVFVNGVLDKCARDWRSHEYGVA; translated from the coding sequence GTGGGTTATTCTGAGGTGACTCGCGCTCGGCGCCGTGCGCTGCAGGCGCTCTATCAGTGGGCGATCAATCCAGCGCCCGCGGCCGATATCCTCCAGCAGTTTACCGAAGAGCAGGATCTATCGAGGGTTGATAGTGACGTATTCCGTGCGCTGGTCACCGGCGCTATCAGCCATGCTGAGGACATCGATCAGCGGCTGGCAGAATTCCTGGACCGTCCCCTGAATCAGCTTGATGCCATGGAGCTCAGCATTCTGAGGCTGGCCAGCCACGAGCTGCTGCAGCGCATCGAGGTGCCCTACCGCGTTGTCATCAATGAGGCCGTCGACCTCGCGCAGCAGTTCGGCAGCGACCAGACACCCGTGTTCGTGAACGGCGTGCTCGACAAATGTGCCCGCGATTGGCGGTCGCATGAGTATGGAGTTGCCTGA
- a CDS encoding BON domain-containing protein yields the protein MTAKSQPIRVVTLLLLIVLLQGCAAAIVGGVAVGASAIHDRRAAEQVVADNGINLSVTDAIHRDNGPGRGSHIKNTTYNGTVLLTGEALTEQIRSEVAEIAASVEGVKEVVNELAIGEPSSAFTRSRDSLLTAQVKSALLGIRGLEDFDPTRVKVVSVRHEVYLLGLVTEEEGDAAAQRAARVSGVDKVIKVFEYIPET from the coding sequence ATGACCGCCAAGTCCCAACCCATCCGAGTCGTCACCCTCCTCCTGCTGATCGTCCTGCTGCAAGGATGCGCGGCCGCGATCGTGGGCGGCGTGGCGGTCGGCGCAAGCGCCATCCACGATCGCCGCGCGGCTGAACAGGTGGTCGCCGACAATGGAATCAACCTTTCGGTCACGGACGCCATTCACCGGGACAACGGGCCTGGTCGGGGCAGTCACATTAAGAACACTACCTATAACGGGACCGTGCTGCTCACCGGCGAAGCGCTGACCGAGCAGATCCGCAGCGAGGTGGCAGAGATTGCCGCTTCGGTCGAGGGCGTGAAGGAGGTCGTGAACGAGCTGGCCATCGGTGAGCCAAGCTCCGCTTTCACCCGCTCTCGCGACTCCCTGCTGACCGCCCAGGTGAAGTCAGCTCTGCTGGGCATTCGGGGCCTGGAGGACTTTGACCCCACGCGCGTCAAAGTGGTCAGCGTTCGGCACGAGGTATATCTACTCGGGCTGGTGACCGAAGAAGAGGGGGACGCGGCGGCGCAGCGCGCAGCGCGCGTCAGCGGTGTGGACAAGGTCATCAAGGTCTTCGAATACATCCCGGAAACCTGA
- a CDS encoding YraN family protein, with protein MTDSTRGARKHPAGAAWEQSACDYLCDRGLKLVQENYRCPFGEIDLVMREGNCVVFVEVRYRRRSNFGGGLGSVTLRKQHRMSRVASHFLQRHPRLADRPCRFDVVAISGSIAKPSIDWIAHAFEDPR; from the coding sequence GTGACAGACTCGACGCGCGGCGCTAGGAAACACCCAGCCGGCGCTGCCTGGGAGCAGAGCGCCTGTGACTATCTTTGCGATCGGGGCCTCAAGCTGGTCCAGGAAAACTATCGATGCCCCTTTGGCGAAATCGATCTCGTGATGCGAGAGGGCAACTGCGTCGTTTTTGTTGAGGTACGCTATCGACGCCGCTCGAACTTTGGTGGCGGTTTAGGGTCGGTAACCCTGAGAAAGCAGCATCGGATGAGCCGCGTTGCCAGCCATTTTCTGCAGCGCCATCCTCGCTTGGCCGATAGGCCCTGTCGCTTTGACGTTGTGGCCATCAGCGGCAGCATCGCGAAGCCGAGCATTGACTGGATCGCCCACGCGTTTGAAGATCCACGCTGA
- the mraZ gene encoding division/cell wall cluster transcriptional repressor MraZ, producing the protein MFFGEVSVNLDAKGRIAIPTRFREQIATECGNQLVLTYNAHDNNSLWLYPMEVWATVRDQVMALNAFDERHRLLQRRLVGSAAPLEPDASSRLLLPVTLREVAGLEKKVTFMGMGRKFEIWNEEVLNRRRFDAPEQAPTEEMLQIEV; encoded by the coding sequence GTGTTTTTTGGAGAAGTATCAGTCAACCTCGACGCGAAGGGGCGAATCGCCATCCCCACGCGATTCCGAGAGCAGATTGCCACCGAGTGCGGCAATCAGCTGGTGCTGACCTACAACGCTCACGACAACAACTCTCTGTGGCTTTACCCCATGGAGGTCTGGGCCACCGTGCGTGACCAGGTCATGGCGTTAAACGCGTTCGATGAACGTCATCGACTGCTGCAGCGGCGGCTGGTGGGAAGTGCCGCGCCGCTGGAGCCTGATGCGAGCAGTCGGCTGCTGCTCCCGGTAACGCTGCGAGAAGTGGCGGGGCTCGAAAAGAAGGTGACGTTCATGGGAATGGGGCGGAAATTCGAAATCTGGAATGAAGAGGTGCTGAACCGGCGTCGTTTCGACGCACCCGAGCAGGCGCCGACCGAGGAGATGCTCCAGATCGAAGTCTAG
- the thiL gene encoding thiamine-phosphate kinase: MSMELPERSRMSPTTSGDGGVSRGPGLLPEFDLIEQLRTLEGSDPAVALGIGDDAAVLQPAPGSRLASCIDTLVAGVHFPPATGPADLAYKALSVNLSDLAAMGAQPRWALLSLSLNQPDRGWIELFIAGWRELAEPLGLALVGGDTTATPGPVTISVQLIGELPSDRALTRGGAKAGDLIAVTGSLGGAALALAQLQAGEAPESALLRRLNRPRPRVAAGRALLALATACIDVSDGFAADLNHLLTASGVGARVAVTDLPLHSSLASLDRQRQLNLALGGGDDYELCFCFPSAERESVERRLGEAETPFRVVGEVTAETGVEWIGLDGRSFPTGYAHF, from the coding sequence ATGAGTATGGAGTTGCCTGAGCGCAGCCGAATGTCTCCGACGACGTCGGGAGACGGCGGAGTCTCGCGTGGCCCGGGGCTCCTGCCGGAGTTTGATCTGATCGAGCAGCTGCGAACGCTGGAGGGCAGCGACCCGGCCGTGGCGCTGGGGATCGGTGACGACGCGGCCGTGCTTCAACCTGCGCCGGGAAGTCGACTGGCCAGCTGCATCGATACGCTGGTCGCCGGCGTGCACTTTCCGCCGGCCACCGGGCCGGCCGACCTTGCCTACAAGGCGCTGTCGGTTAACCTCAGCGACCTGGCGGCGATGGGTGCGCAGCCTCGTTGGGCGCTTCTCTCGCTGTCGCTGAACCAGCCTGATCGCGGCTGGATCGAGTTGTTCATCGCCGGTTGGCGCGAGCTGGCCGAGCCATTGGGTCTGGCGCTGGTCGGCGGTGACACCACCGCCACCCCCGGGCCGGTCACCATTTCGGTACAGCTGATCGGCGAGCTGCCGTCCGATCGGGCGTTGACTCGCGGCGGCGCAAAGGCCGGCGATCTCATCGCCGTTACGGGCAGCCTCGGCGGCGCGGCGCTGGCGCTCGCGCAGCTGCAGGCGGGCGAGGCGCCGGAATCGGCGCTGCTGCGGCGGCTCAATCGGCCGCGTCCACGGGTTGCTGCCGGGCGGGCGCTGCTGGCGCTCGCCACGGCCTGCATCGATGTATCAGACGGCTTTGCGGCAGACCTTAACCACCTGCTCACCGCGTCCGGCGTTGGTGCGCGGGTGGCCGTGACAGATTTGCCGCTGCATTCGTCGCTGGCGTCGCTCGATCGTCAGCGCCAGCTCAATCTGGCGCTGGGCGGCGGGGACGACTATGAACTCTGCTTCTGTTTCCCGAGCGCCGAGCGCGAGTCCGTCGAACGGCGGCTGGGCGAGGCGGAGACCCCGTTTCGTGTCGTTGGTGAGGTCACTGCCGAGACCGGCGTCGAATGGATCGGACTTGACGGGCGCTCCTTCCCCACCGGCTATGCCCACTTTTGA
- a CDS encoding phosphatidylglycerophosphatase A has protein sequence MAKPDPIPAAVLATPQGLLATGFGSGLAPVAPGTFGSAAALPLYFLLWGLPAAAYVLAVAAAFLLGTWAAGRLSKDLGVHDHGGIVIDEFVGVWIALAFCPPVWWLLAIGWLAFRLFDIVKPPPIGWLDRRVHGGLGIMIDDVVAGVFALVVVQAIAALAL, from the coding sequence GTGGCTAAGCCCGACCCGATACCGGCCGCGGTGCTCGCCACGCCCCAAGGCTTGCTGGCGACCGGTTTCGGCAGCGGTCTGGCGCCGGTGGCGCCCGGAACTTTCGGGTCAGCGGCGGCCCTGCCGCTGTACTTTCTGCTGTGGGGTTTGCCGGCAGCAGCGTATGTGCTGGCGGTGGCGGCCGCCTTCCTTCTCGGCACGTGGGCAGCCGGCAGGCTGTCAAAAGACCTGGGGGTGCACGACCATGGCGGTATTGTGATCGACGAGTTTGTTGGGGTCTGGATCGCGCTGGCGTTCTGCCCGCCGGTTTGGTGGCTGCTGGCGATCGGCTGGCTGGCCTTTCGGCTGTTCGATATCGTCAAACCACCGCCGATCGGCTGGCTGGATCGGCGGGTCCACGGGGGCCTCGGTATCATGATCGACGATGTGGTGGCCGGCGTGTTTGCGCTGGTTGTTGTGCAGGCGATTGCGGCCTTGGCGCTCTAA
- a CDS encoding penicillin-binding protein 2: MNRRSSERIEVLPSRFYVLLLGMGLCAVALLARAIDLQVLRQEFYQNEGDARHVRQVEIAASRGMILDRNGEPLAISTPVQSIWTKPRELLETPNGVARLASVLGLEEEALNRRLTQRIEKSFVYVKRRVAPALAEAVAELELPGVQMEREYQRFYPAGEVAAHVLGFTDIDDQGQEGLELSFDDWLRGSPGSKRVIKDRLGKTIENVELIKSATPGRNLNTTLDRRLQYLAYRSLKTAVMEFGARSGSAVVLEVATGEVLAMVNQPSYNPNQRSGRYEHMRNRAITDFFEPGSVIKPFSVAAVLESGQYAPDSEVETAPGYQQLGAYTVRDAINYGTLDLTGVITKSSNVGISRLALSLNARHLWDVYQRFGFGQITGSGFPGESPGMLPEHTRWREVEKAAVSYGYGLSTTPLQLAQAYAAIANNGRIRAPSFVKGSVNPDRAVVDPKIALELSNMMETVTRDGGTGTRAAVPHYRVAGKTGTSRKASAKGYNDRYVATFAGFAPASAPQIVVVVSINDPSSEEYYGGQIAAPTFRAVMEGALRLLDIPPDDLLPIPPTNQTLSAAELAAPAP; this comes from the coding sequence ATGAACCGCCGCAGCTCCGAGCGTATCGAGGTTCTGCCGAGCCGCTTCTACGTGCTGCTGCTCGGCATGGGTCTGTGTGCCGTAGCGCTCCTGGCCCGGGCGATCGACCTGCAGGTACTGCGGCAGGAGTTTTATCAGAACGAAGGGGACGCGCGTCACGTGAGGCAGGTGGAGATCGCCGCTAGCCGGGGCATGATCCTGGACCGCAACGGGGAGCCCCTGGCCATCTCCACGCCGGTTCAGTCGATCTGGACCAAGCCGCGGGAGCTGCTGGAAACGCCGAACGGTGTTGCGCGCCTGGCGTCGGTGCTGGGCCTGGAAGAGGAGGCGCTCAACCGCCGCCTGACTCAGCGTATCGAGAAGTCTTTTGTCTACGTTAAGCGCCGCGTTGCCCCGGCGCTGGCCGAGGCTGTTGCCGAACTCGAGCTGCCCGGCGTTCAGATGGAGCGCGAATATCAGCGCTTCTACCCCGCCGGTGAGGTAGCCGCGCACGTGCTGGGTTTTACCGATATCGACGACCAGGGACAGGAGGGGTTGGAGCTGAGCTTCGATGACTGGCTGCGCGGCTCGCCGGGGTCCAAGCGGGTGATCAAAGACCGCCTGGGCAAGACGATCGAAAACGTTGAGCTCATCAAGTCGGCAACGCCTGGCCGTAATCTCAACACAACGCTCGACCGGCGGCTGCAGTACCTGGCCTACCGATCGCTGAAGACGGCCGTTATGGAGTTTGGTGCTCGCTCAGGTTCGGCGGTGGTGTTGGAGGTGGCGACGGGTGAGGTACTGGCGATGGTCAACCAGCCGTCCTACAACCCGAACCAGCGCTCCGGCCGCTATGAGCATATGCGCAACCGGGCGATCACCGACTTCTTTGAGCCCGGGTCCGTGATCAAGCCGTTTTCCGTCGCGGCGGTTCTCGAGAGTGGTCAGTATGCGCCGGACAGCGAGGTGGAAACCGCGCCTGGCTATCAGCAGCTTGGGGCCTATACGGTTCGCGATGCAATCAATTATGGAACGCTCGACCTGACCGGCGTCATCACCAAGTCGAGCAACGTGGGCATCAGCCGCCTGGCGCTGTCGCTGAACGCCCGCCACCTGTGGGATGTCTACCAGCGCTTCGGGTTTGGCCAGATTACCGGGTCGGGATTTCCCGGTGAGTCGCCCGGTATGCTGCCTGAGCATACCCGCTGGCGCGAGGTGGAAAAGGCGGCTGTGTCCTACGGCTACGGCCTGTCGACCACGCCGCTGCAGCTGGCTCAGGCTTACGCGGCGATCGCCAACAACGGCCGGATTCGTGCGCCGAGCTTCGTCAAAGGCTCGGTCAATCCGGATCGTGCGGTTGTCGATCCCAAGATCGCTCTCGAGCTCAGCAACATGATGGAGACCGTCACCCGCGACGGCGGTACCGGAACCCGGGCGGCGGTGCCTCACTACCGCGTGGCGGGAAAGACCGGCACATCGCGAAAGGCCTCGGCGAAAGGCTACAACGACCGCTATGTCGCGACGTTTGCCGGCTTCGCGCCGGCCAGCGCACCCCAGATTGTCGTGGTGGTTTCGATCAACGACCCGTCGAGCGAGGAATACTATGGTGGGCAGATTGCTGCGCCAACCTTCCGCGCGGTGATGGAGGGTGCGCTGCGCCTGCTGGATATTCCGCCGGACGATCTGCTGCCGATTCCGCCGACCAACCAGACGCTCAGTGCCGCCGAGCTGGCGGCGCCCGCGCCATGA
- the ftsL gene encoding cell division protein FtsL: MRRALLLLLVVVSALAVVWTRHSSRSHFAQLQELQQRSDELSVEWGRLQIEQATWAEGHRVEVKATGELGLVKKRPEDVVVIVP, translated from the coding sequence ATGAGGCGGGCGTTGCTGCTCTTGCTGGTGGTGGTCAGCGCTCTGGCGGTCGTTTGGACCCGGCACAGCAGCCGCAGCCACTTTGCCCAGCTGCAGGAGCTGCAGCAGCGCAGCGACGAGCTGAGCGTGGAGTGGGGCAGGCTGCAGATTGAGCAGGCGACCTGGGCTGAGGGTCACAGGGTGGAGGTGAAGGCCACCGGCGAACTTGGCCTGGTCAAGAAACGTCCCGAAGACGTTGTGGTGATTGTGCCATGA